The Aedes aegypti strain LVP_AGWG chromosome 1, AaegL5.0 Primary Assembly, whole genome shotgun sequence sequence tttgcggtggcggctTCTTCGGGGTCTTTTTCATCGCGGCGGTCTTTGAAACTTGGTGGGCTTTTGCTTAGGAATCTTGCCGACAACGCAGTTGTAGTTTCAGCCGGTGAGTTTCCCGATCTTCTGCAGGGAGGACCCGTTCCGTTCGTTTAGGGCTGTGATGGCGGCCACAACTGTCTTATTCTCTATTCTGTGGACtgtttcctcttcttcttcttggtgggGGCAacggtgatggctttggcttcagACGGAATCTTCTCTCGGTCGGTCGAcggtcagtttgatttgagcaaagcaagacaaacgggagGGTCCgtttcgctatcgatgtctgtagggggactgggggtagtttgcccacgttaagaagaacagcgattttagatgtgaaaaacattatttcatgctcttttttaattatggtcggatagacaaacatgttttctaccaaatagtagaaacagctatcctttttaacttttctggggtttataagttaattttaaaaaaaatgcttgcttaactgcatatgtattgttttgcggggtaaaacgccccgcttgagttcggcgctagccatgctgtaaacgaacgcacacaatcatgcttgtatatgagttgcatacatccgggcgtttgttcagatgttattgttcaataatagtatacatgctgatgcgaaaaacgtacatttgtaaggttccattttttgcgtaacttcaacgtgccattacgtttggtagaatttgaattcaaacggcgttttggtgttatgaaataggggtgggcgttttgcccccagagttgattaaagtttaggtccttcaataagctttttgagggcaaatttaacatatgttttgcacgtaatacaaactatgacagtgcacaaattggctctcggcaatagtttcataattttggatgtttatcgacctaaaaaatgacattgaaaatcgcacaaaattgcaacgaaaacagcgaaaaacgtttttatacgattttatcgatttggtTGAGAGAACCACATAAAAACATATGAGGAAAAGCTTTtctatccattttctatgattaagggtgaaaaaaaagcattctaaaacacatcgttcggccaaatcgatggtggcgcgttttgccccctatgggcatattacccccagttcccctaactgagaagcacgcccggtcagagcaagccgatctgttgcctgctgagatgcgatccaagcggagagtgaaaagcaaatacCGTCAACTTTTCTTtggcacccctatttatagatttgcttgaaatcaacgttctctattAAAATAGTTAtcaaactatttggacaggtatgtgttttgaaattccaatttcactcctgtttagagaagaaagacgtagtcctacgtcaaaaataaGGCTTTGAGTGAAAACaggcaaataaaacaaattgatgACCAACTCACATATTGTGGCTGTGCGTTGTGAGCTGCGTAAGGTACAACTCAAGTGAGAAAAGCataatgtaccattagtggtgcacctaagggaaaactgctaaatcATGGTGacaaaatcatgaaatatataattttaacgTTACAGTCGACAGATTTATAATTCTTCTATCATACAAACGTATACAAATTacgattcatttaaaatttccctgcaaaaagccttgcaccaataataggaggTATGTTTTGGTTCTtctagtggcgcaaaccattgatttcttatgggaccctccactataggtactgatgcaccactatagatgcaaaggagcaaaaattttaagcaaaataattgttttaaatagtttaacgtttcaatttcatgaatattattcaattaCTTGTATCATTCTCGCATCATATATAATAGAAAAttatcacataattatttattagtttgaaacatgccaaaacacattACCTCCACTATtcgagctacctccactaagggagcctTTGCCCTatgagaatttaaaattttcgcaacgatatgaacaactttgccgaagacaaactGGAGCCATCTAGCATTGATCTGCTTGTTAACTTCGCCGAAGACTAGTTTATCAGGATCTCGGGATACATAAGATTGgagataatttgttattaacgTTACCTAGCTAGATTCATTGATTCCCAATTAGATTGCCCTTGATCTGCTTAACAACTttgctcatcaggatcttgagatatggAAGATTAGGGAAAACTTGTAACttcagtatggcccataaaaaaatccgaaaattgtttgaacgtgaatttagcATCCTTAAGCGTTATTCTCGTTGTATttgctagtgaatgtaatttctgattattgtagtatattctgacataactttgatatccaggacaattgttttcatatttttcttactgtcctaaaaaatgtaataaagcaaagaagttcaatggttttgtccgcccaaagctagaaacagcgtctgattgtcgtatactctggtgataaaatttccaccttcaaaaaccacactttattattaaaatttgagtttgtttggtatcagaggatagaGGTGTTCCTAGAGAACTTGTTTTTCACGATcacaatcaaatattttgatagggtcatagttttgagggcatttgcgtcttatatgTTTGATATGCCTTcaatttttgttaaagttgaataaaaaataaatacggaggacTATAATAGATTTtcgaggatgaaatttgtttctgcggttagagacaacttatatcaatactagctcataggttttgagcaaaacggatccgcttatcacacttatatgaacgttcaatcaaagctcttccaaatgagccgttttttcgaaaatatgtttaagccTCCAATGCTCTAgctatgaaccaattctatcatttgatatgggcgtatacTGGAGACAAGGCTTGTGAAGAATCTCatgccatcgttgatgttttataagcttccatcacacagatattgaactcgacgtccgcatgataaaatttgaaggtatgcttccaattcctctctgttaaggtgaaagtaacagataaaaatcatgtccaaaacgaaaaactgagtctaaatagattaaacaatacaagtaatgaataatattcaagtttaattcacattttccatgaaaaaactacaataaaacatgatatgactattttcgcatttttttatgggccatactgtagtatCACCTTGAAAAGAAAATCCCAATTAGGTTCATTACTGCCGAAAAACTCAtgatttgctgaacaactttgccaaagataccAACCCTCTAGCCCatctgggttttgagatatccgttgaatggatgATGTGCATGTGACCAATTTTGATACCCCAAGAcgatccggaataactccggaaccacttGAACCATGTTCGCAAGTTTTCTGGACcgtaaactagaagagtttttcggaaagtactgaaaatttcaacaaaatccatcgagaaacaaaaaagttatgcacatatgtttttttctttgcaTGTGAAACGTATGTTGGCTGAATGAAGGTTAATTACCAAagccctggaaagtcgagaataTTATGTACCCGAAAAGATCCAAAAGCCACATTTCAATAACCcaaaaataatctgaaaaaaataaattttatgacTTGTGTTCAGCACACCCCATGGTCAATACAAGAAATTTAACGCCAGAACACATACAACATTGCATGCAAGCTGTACGCATGAAGTTTTGGGCTTGGTCTCGTTTCCAATCAAACGCATACCTACGAACGCAAGAACGCATGGATCAAGATAAGCAGCGTTTTCCGCAAATATCGTTCGTATCGTATTGTAATCAACAGTAGCGACACGGATTCATCAAATCAAATATGCTTATCTATCTCTTTTTCTACTAATCTAGCCTTGACGGCCTTATCACTTTATTTCTAACATACATGGAACTGATTCATCGTCTACTGAATTTGCAAACTCATTAGCTTTAGACTCTTCGATTTGATTCCTGGAAAGCTGTATCGTGGGCCCATTTTTGCAAAGTCATCGTACCTGTAGGATAAATAATCAATGAGGatctgatttttgaaaatgattcctAGCACAGTACGTACGTCACTTCGAAGTCGTTTTTGAACCCAGCCTTCTCGGCCGCTTTTTGAGACCCAATGGCAGTGAAGTTGGTTGCGGTCACTTGAATCCCAAACGCTCTGCACAGTGGTACCCTCGCTTTCAGCACTTCCGTAGCGATCCCTCGACCTCGGTAGCGATGGTTGATGGCCAATCCGTACGCCGTCAGGTAGTGATCCACGTTGTAGTGCTTGAAAATGTTAAACTGCTCCGTCATGTACTCGTTGGTATGCGCAATGTCCTGAATCCGTTTGCTCTGCAGAACCTGCAACGGAAAAGCGATTAGTTGGAAGGACTCATTTTACTGAAATCCCACTTACATCCCAGTTGTCTTTATCCTCAACATGTTTCACATGCAAGAGATTCGCTCCGACTATTTCGTCCGAACCTTCCTTGTAACAAACCACCGTCATATGTTTTTCGAAGCACCACCGCCAGAAGCCCACAATCTCCGCCATGGACAACTCGTCCTGAGAGAGCTGCTTGTTTTCGCAGAATGGTTCATCGTCCACAAAGTGGTCCGTGTAGTGCTGGATCATGTCATCGTAGCGATCTTCGGTCAGATCTTCCACTCGGTACGTCGCCAGCTGGCCGTCGTTGTCTGGATCCGGCGCCTGGAATGTGTACCAAACGGTCGGAACCGCAGGCTCTGCAGGTCTCTGCCAACCCATTGTCAAACACCAACTGACGGCTGTCCGATAAGACCGGTGACAATGTCTACCACAATCAGCACGCTACCAGTTCAGAGATAAGATTTTGCTGACATAATCAACGTTGTGGAAATAAGTCGCGCTTTGAGCGCATGCGTTTGTTTACAAATGTGGCGCGCTTGCGCCAAGCGTTCGCTGAAATAAAACGCTCTCTTGCCATCTGCAATCAATCAACTCTCAAGCTCATATATTTGCAAAAATTCTCTTCGATTCCGGGATAATTAAAACGTTGGTCAACACGTGCTAGTTCACCATAGGTGATGGTGAAATCCTCCTGGAAGCCAACACGAGTGGCCGCTGTCTGCGAATTGGGACCAGTGAAGCATGTTGCACTTAGTTTGAGGCCAACGGCCCGACAGAGTGGGATCCTTGCTCGAAGTATTTCGGTGGCAATGCCTCGTCCTCGATATTTTGGATCCACGGAAAGACCCATTGCGTTCAAATAGTGATCCACGTTGTATCGGTCGAAGATGTTCGCTTGATGCGATACATACTCGATAGTGTCGTAGATCGCCTGGAATATTGCGCTGTTGAACTACAAGATAAGACAAGCATATCATTCCCATATAAAGTCTTGTTATATCAAAAAACCACTTACCTGTGCATTGTCCTTATCCGATCTGGAAGCCACATCCAGTATGTTGACTCCCACGATCTCATCCGATCCTTCCCGGAAGCATACCAAGGACATTCTATCCGGGAGCATTGCCTTCCACAGGGCCACTACGTCACCCATGGCAACCAAGTCCTTAGCTAAGCCCTTGGCTTGGTTCATGAGCTCATCGCGCGCAAAGTAGTCGCACATGTGACGAATCGCATCCTCGAAACGATCCTCCGGTAGATCCTGAACCCGATACCACACCAACTGTTGGCTCGTGAGGTCTTTCGCCTGGAATCGATGCCACACCGAGGGGAACGGAACCTTCACCGACCTTGTCCATTTCATAATGCTATTTGAACTGATAGGTTTACGTTACGCCCAAACAATTCGATCCGTTCGCGACGATCTTTCTAACGAAAGTGAGAAGGGTTTACCTTCTGGACGATGATGAGCAAACATTGACGACCTTGAAGCAGATTATGGTagtttgtgtgtttttttttatttatttatttaaacagGGTTGGGAGAGCTACAATTTGTGCCTTGATGGGATTAGAACGGGGGGAACACTCATTGTTTACGACGAAAACGAAATAACCCAAATTATGTCTGGTCTCAGATCAGTTTTTGCTGCTTATGCTAGCCACACCAGATAGCGGAGAAGCGTTTGCTCGATTAACTTTTTCACTCGTTTCCCTTGTTTGGTGCAGCAAGCATAGCCTAGTTAAAGGCGTAAAAATGCATATTCTGCTTTAGAGGTCGTATCACTAGGGcggatcaaaatttaaaaaaagtttaaaaatccattctcccatatctttttttggCTCGTGTGAATAACGATTCTGAATACCTATAGGGTGGATGTACCAGTAATAGTGGGTGTACCAGTAATAGTGGCAATACATCGTTTTCTTCTGTATTTTATCGTTGTATGATTATTactaattatttattatttttagtgaCCCTTAGAAATACCCCTTGCATGAAAGGTACAtccaaaatatttcacaaacgaaattttaatacattttaagTTAATTTATTTGGAGACAGAAATAAGCTGAACGCCAGTTAAGGAATTGGTAACGCGATAACCATTTTTCATAACGCATTTTTGctattaaggcccaagtaaaaatggtgcaaaagttaaaactgaaaaagcagttttctctttttaaatagacaaatagaagaaaataaaaacacacagctcttttatttgccaaataaaaggCTATGtgctttttattttcatcaatttgttgttttaaaaggagaaaactgctttttcagttttgacttttgtgtcATTTTCTCTTGCACCTTAAACACATTGATTTGtaagaaaaaatgaatttctgCTAGAAGTTCATAATTATTTGCACTTCATTCAATAatggataaaataaaaacatttaatataaaaaacgtAAACTCCACTATAGGAACCACTAATATACCGCTGTTCTTATAATAGTGGTATTGCAATAGCGATAGATTTTAGGTTAGAATCACTTTTTGACACATGTAAACAAACCGCAGTGAGTGCAGGTTCCACAGGTGCCGCTTAGTGTTTTTCTATTTTGATGGTTCCCGTTTCGATTTTCCGGCTTAAAAAGTAAGGAAAATATGCTTAAATCGTGTTTTAATCAAGGTAAATTAGTTTGATAACTTTCAGAATGGATCAACGGAAGAAAACGCGACGCCGTGTACCgcatttttacgatgaagatgCCATCAAAAAGTGCATTGAATGCATCATAAACAAGGAAAAAACTATTTACTCTGCCTGCAAATCCCATGGAATTTCCGAGTCAACAATACGTTTCCGTTTGAGTGACAAATGGTGTAATAAAACCAACAAAGGTTCCCCTACAATCCTCCTGCCAGCAGAGGAAACACAAATCGTGGCCTGGTTGAAAAACATGGAACGCAAGGGATTTCCTGTTGTCAAGAAAACACTTGCATTCAAGGTGAAACAATTTTTGGACTCCAGCGGCAGACCTAATCCCTTCAATAATAATACTCCAGGTAAATAAATtatcatttaaaaataaatagctCACCTGAAGCATTTAAAACTTGCAGTAAGAAAATGGTTCTCAGGATTTTTGGCCCGGCATGATGACATCACTTTGAGAACTCCCGAACAAGTAACTACCGCAAGCTCAAAGGTGTCGGAATCGGATATACGAGGATGGTTTGCAAGCGTAAAGGAGTATTTGGTAAGCGAAGGGATATCGGATGCACTTGAAGACCCGCGGAGAATTTTCAACGGAGACGAAACATCTTTTTTCCTCCATCCCACTACGAAGGCAGTGTTGGCAACGCCGGGGAACAAACATGTGTATGAGGTTCAACATGCTGATGGACACGTAAACGTGACAGTTATGTTCAGCTTTGGAGCTGATGGCAGTGTAGTTCCGCCGGATGTGTTTTTGCCGGTTCAAAGGATCCGGCCGGATGTACTCCAGCAATTTCCAGGAGAATGGGGAATCGGCAAAAGTCCTAATGGTTGGATGAATGTGGAAAACTTCATGCTATACATTAGGAAAATATTTTACCCGTTTCTGCTCAAAAAGAAAGTAAAGTTTCCGGTTCTCTACTTCGTTGACGGACACTCCTCAcacatggctgttgaagttgCAGATTTGCGTTCAGATCTGGGAATCGTTTTGGTTGCACTGTATCCGAATACAACCCGGATTACACAGCCAGCTGACGTAGCTATATTCAAACCGCTTAAAAACGCTTGGAATACGGCTGTCTGTGATTGGCGAGTTGATAACGGGGGAGAACTATTGTCGTTGAAGTGCTTTCCGATTGTTCTTCAAAAAGCCATTGATGCTGGGATTAAGCAGTCCAGCATAATCAATGGCTTTCGTGCTTGTGGATTGTTTCCTTCCGATGCCCAGAATATCGACTTTACCAAATGCTTTGCGCGAGGCACACAACAGTCCGTAAATGAACTACCATCACATTCCTATGACACGAAGGACAAAGCTGTGACGACTCCCTTTGAACAGTCAACAATTTTCGAGGACCGGAATGcaaatatttcacaagattACGTTTTGATTCCGATCTAAACTATGAAGGAAGCATTAGGTTGCATTGGAGCTGGACGTTTAAATAAATTCTGGACACAACAAGGCCTAactgaagaagaaaaagttattcaatccCTGTATGAAAAACTGCTAGCAGCGCATTTGACACTTCTACCTGAAAGTGATAAGGCGCTGGACTGTTCGAGCCCTACTTGCGAAACAGACCAAAGTGCAAACGCGGAAATACTACCAGATGAAGGGGCTCTGGAAGATGATGCAAGTAATATCGATGTAGCAGAGGATGACCTAAGGTTGACTTTGGACAGTATGCACACGATGGAACCTTCTGGAGCTTTGGCGAAATGTACTAATGTTCAGCGAGACTGTAAAAGGAAGATCAATAGTATCGATGAAATTTTACAGACGCCACCAACACCGAAGCGAAGTAAGCAACATCGAAATTATGCTCGAAAGTTTTTTTCCGATTTTGACAGCCGAGGAGCGGTTAAATGAAATCTGCCGTTTGGAACAAGAAAAGGAAAATGCAATTAAAGAAAAGAAGCAGAAAGTTGAGCAGAGAGAGAAGGAAAAAGAAAATGCTGAAGCGGTAAAGGCTAGTAAACGTGTGGAAAGAAAGGCAATCAAAAAGCAAAAAGCCTCCGCTTCGTGAACTGAAACTTCAAGAAGTATTACAGCGAAAGAAGGAACGTGAACTGAATCGAAAATTCAAGCAATTAAGGGCTGATGGAATGAAGAAAGAAAAACTTGAGCTCCTTCAAGCATTGCACAACTTGAAGGCTTAAAGTTGAAGCGATTTATCGAAGTGTTTACTGATGatatctcgcgtaacaattctaaagggccaatgatcaaattgtaaacaaatcgggttttgataccattcgatagcatctcccaacacccacaaactatgcaaacattgtcaacataatcataaaacttaccgttataaactcggttttcaaaacggccaataaccgctttttccaaatcattcattggcccccgctcgaaaaggccaatgattggttctcgctccatcaagaaggcctacaatcggaaaatttcgcaaactgtcattggccttagcatggtgagaggccaatggctctctcttgctcattcattAAAAACCGAAAAAGCCTAGCCTTGggccaataaaaaaggcccatgccttgatgaaaatcgaaaatgggccaagcatttaaactcatcatttttttcacatttttgtcagttttcagaataaaatcaattattagTGTGTAGTAAcagtaaatcgtcactcaactagcaagaaatcacattgattgatttgaaatctgaaaaataggaattgaaaatgtggtgaatgatattcaaatcgaattttctcagagtcaacgatctgaggattggcccttttgaattgttacgcgagatatCAACAATATAACTTTAAATAACTTACATCACGTTATGTAACATAATGCTCGAGAGAAAAAATAAACTAtatataaaatgaaaaatgttttgttattgTAGTAAACTGATGTCGGGTGATGCTCAACTACAATGGTTAACAATTAGTTTTGTATAGGGTTATGAAAATACTACATTTCGATACCTTTCTTTCGTTCGTTATGAGAGGTTTGCTTAAACCTATTAGGCTAAGGGTAAAAGTAAGTTAAATAACTTCATTGGCACTTCGATGATTTACTTTGGTATACGGTTTTCCCCGGCCAAACTCATATTGTATCCAAATATTagctacactcccgtgcaaaagtttgggttcaccccctcaaaaacatacaaaagcgttctgtccatatctctgtgattacacgtccaattgaaactcttcaagccgcattcgaaaggcaaagagttattcttactgcgtatgtatttttccaaaaaaattttttgaattttgtatactattttttacttaaagttgtgacatttttcaaaaaacacactgaaaaatcatatttaatttcctcagcattgggtcgaccaaaattttaaatcaaagtgtcattagaatcgtaatcttatattctttgaagagacgtcacgaaattttggcggaaaaatctggaaagtattcaaaatcaatgaaacagtcagtcaagtcatcgtgcaaaagtttgggttcacctgagccgcacgcacatcatttttgtcaatatctctgccatttttcaaccgattttaatagtttaaagcttttttgagcgcaaataatggcgcgtacatgattggtttgagatttcacagatttaagtaagttcaggtgaacccaaacttttgcacgatacaccatactgagaggtgaccccaaacttttgcacgatgacttgactgaatgtttcattcattttgaatacttttcagatttttccgccaaaatttcgtgacgtctcttcaaagaatataagattacgattctaatgacactttgatttaaaattttggtcgacccaatcctgaggaaattaaatatgatttttcagtgtgtttttttgaaaaatgtcacaactttaagtaaaaatttagtatacaaagttcaaataatgtttttgtaaaaatacatacgaagtaagaataactttttGCCTTTCGATtgcgacttagagagtttcaattggacgtgtaatcacagagatatggacagaacactgttgcatgttttttagggggtgaacccaaacttatgcacgggagtgtaagtaGCATTTAAAACCGCACCTGTTGAAGTgtatcaaaagtgtcaagaataggTTACGATACCCTATAAATTGCAgaaattaacattttttgcaCATAGAAGATTATTTCAGTGAGAAAGTCAAAAtgtcactattataggaacagtcTCCTCTATTATTGGAACAgtaccactattataggaacaataCTAGGTGTTCAATTATGAGtatttttacacgttatttcgctaaattgttattttttggtcaAGATACCATAACATATTGATCTAATTGTCATGTGCATGCAATTTTTCCTACGAATTCTGGAAAATAAGCATTGCATTTATCGCTTCTTTACTGTGATAGTGCTTAGACTCACTATGACTGGCACACATACCCTAATGAAAAGCttgggaaactaactgtaagaattgttgcaaataacttctTTAATAGTTAAGAAAACTAATGGAGCAATCTTCTATGGGATTACTGAATGTACCAATGGAATCAAAATATCAATCAAAATGATCAGAAAAATCTTGACGAATCTTTGAAAGTAGCTAAGACCAGTTGCATCGTGTTATACAGAGCACAAGTGTGGCGGTGCTAGCGCTTTCTGAACGTACGAATACTCTTGACATaatctatcaaaacattgctaCAACCTCTTGACGATTTTTAGTCAACAAGTTCTTGGCTGATTCTGAATTACCATAGAAATTTCTCGAAGTATTTATTAGATAGTTcttgaaaattatatatttgGGTCTTTATTTCAATGCATGTCTCTTAAAATTCCCTACTTTAATGGAAGTTtactaaagtctctttttttaccaaaatggtctctcaa is a genomic window containing:
- the LOC5576921 gene encoding uncharacterized protein LOC5576921, giving the protein MGWQRPAEPAVPTVWYTFQAPDPDNDGQLATYRVEDLTEDRYDDMIQHYTDHFVDDEPFCENKQLSQDELSMAEIVGFWRWCFEKHMTVVCYKEGSDEIVGANLLHVKHVEDKDNWDVLQSKRIQDIAHTNEYMTEQFNIFKHYNVDHYLTAYGLAINHRYRGRGIATEVLKARVPLCRAFGIQVTATNFTAIGSQKAAEKAGFKNDFEVTYDDFAKMGPRYSFPGIKSKSLKLMSLQIQ
- the LOC5576922 gene encoding uncharacterized protein LOC5576922, whose amino-acid sequence is MKWTRSVKVPFPSVWHRFQAKDLTSQQLVWYRVQDLPEDRFEDAIRHMCDYFARDELMNQAKGLAKDLVAMGDVVALWKAMLPDRMSLVCFREGSDEIVGVNILDVASRSDKDNAQFNSAIFQAIYDTIEYVSHQANIFDRYNVDHYLNAMGLSVDPKYRGRGIATEILRARIPLCRAVGLKLSATCFTGPNSQTAATRVGFQEDFTITYGELARVDQRFNYPGIEENFCKYMSLRVD